A stretch of DNA from Halorubrum sp. BOL3-1:
TCGCGTCTCCCGCGGTCGCGGACTCTTCGGCTGCGGGCTCCGTATCGGCCGTGGAACCGGCTTCCGCGCCGGTCGGGTCCGTCTCGACCGCGACGGGGCGCTCGTCTTCCAGCTGTCGGACGCGCTCTTTCATCTCGACGAGTTCTTCGGTGAGTCCGTTGACCGCCGCCTGTAGCTCCGCGACCTGCCGTTCGAGATCCTCGACGCGGTTACTCATTATACACACGCATGCTCGCGCGACGCGTATAAATCTGCGTCAGACACATGTGTGACCAAATCGCATGATTCGGCGGCGTTCAGTCGAACGTTTGTGAGTTGTGAAACGTGTCAGACATCGGGGGAAGATACTTGTACCGACCGCGAGTATCGGCCCGATATGAGTAAGATCACCTTCCGGGCGGACGACGGTCTCGTCGACCGGCTGGAAGCGTGTGACGCCTCGAAGAGCGAGGTGATGCGGGAGGCACTCCGGACGTACCTCGACGGCGAGGATGCGGCGTCCGACGCGCCGGCCGGAAGCGTCGACGACGCCCTCGCGGACCGCGTCGACGAACTGATCGCGGAGCGGCTCGAGGAGCGGCTCGGTCCGGCGCACGGAGCTGCGACGCCGTCGCATACGCCCGGAAGCACCGGAGAAGTCAACGTAAACGTCACGCTCGACGCCCCGAGCACCGAGTCCGACGACCGAGACGACGGGGTTCGTGTGACGCGTGAGACGGCCGCCGACGCGGATTCGAGCGGGCGTAAGACAGATCGGAGCGCGGAAACGCGCGAAAACGTCTGCGGCGGGTGCGGCGAGAACGTGCCGTCAGAACACGTTTACTGCCCGAACTGTGGCGAAAAACAGTCGCACAGAGCGTTCTGTGAGTGCGGCGACGAATTCCGGACGGACTGGGCGTTCTGCCCCGGGTGCGGTCGCCGAACCCCGGCCGCGGACGTGCTAGACGATCGGTAACCGGCCACAGAACGCTTTACACACCTCTTATCACGTGTTTTCGCCTTTTGTCTTACATCCGCCGGTGGTTTTATATATTTAGACTCGGTTGATTGGTATGCGTAAGACGGTCGTCTTACAGACAGCGTCCGACGTGGGTCGAAATCCCGCGTTCGGGCGGCCCAGCGCTGTAAGACACACGCGGCGCGTGGTCGCCGTCTTACCGGGGGAATACCAATGGAGCGTGTGACACTACGAATCCCGAAACAGCAGATTGACGAGGTCGAACAGATGGTGGAGACGGGCGAGTTCCCGAATCGGAGCGAGGCGATCCGGTCGGCCGTCCGCGACATGTTGAACGAACAGGACGGCGAGCGCGACGAGCGCGGCCGCAACCGCAACTGGGCGAAGGTGTAAACTGATGCAAGATCTCGTTCAGGACGCCCTCGACAACGCGGAAGCGGAACAGCGCGACATGGACGCCGACATGGAAGACGACGAGTTCGGGGACCCCCGTATCGTCATCGTCGGCGCCGGCGGTGCCGGTAACAACACGGTCAACCGCCTGTACAACATCGGCGTCGACGGCGCCGAAACTGTCGCGATCAACACGGACAAACAGCACCTCAAGATGGTCGAGGCCGACACCAAGATCCTCGTGGGCAAGTCGCTCACGCAGGGGCTCGGCGCCGGCGGCGACCCCAAGATGGGCGAGCGCGCGACCGAGATGGCCCAAGGGACGATCAAAGAGGTGCTCGGCGACGCCGACCTCGTCTTCGTCACCGCCGGGATGGGCGGCGGCACCGGGACCGGCGCGTCGCCGGTCATCTCGAAGATCGCCAAAGAGCAGGGCGCCATCGTCGTCGGGATGGTCTCGACGCCGTTCAACGTCGAGCGCGCCCGCACGGTGAAGGCAGAGGAAGGGTTGGAGACCCTCCGCAACGAGGCCGACTCGATCATCGTCCTCGACAACAACCGCCTCCTCGATTACGTCCCGAACCTGCCGATCGGAAAGGCGTTCTCCGTGATGGACCAGATCATCGCGGAAACGGTAAAAGGTATCTCGGAGACGATCACCCAGCCGAGCCTCATCAACCTCGACTACGCAGACATGTCGACGATCATGGATCAAGGCGGCGTCGCGGTCATGCTCGTCGGCGAGACCCAAGACAAGAACAAGACCCAAGAGGTGGTCAACGACGCGATGAACCACCCGCTGCTCGATGTCGACTACCGCGGCGCCTCGGGCGGACTCGTCCACATCACGGGCGGCCCGGACCTCACGCTGAAGGAGGCCGAGGGAATCGCGAACAACATCACCGAGCGGCTGGAGGCGGGCGCCAACGTGATCTGGGGCGCTCGCATCCAGGAGGAGTACAAAGGCAAGGTGCGCGTCATGGCGATCATGACGGGCGTCCAGAGCGCGCAGGTGCTCGGACCCTCGACGCAGAAGCAGGCCGACAAGTCCCGTGCCAGCATCGACGGCGACGACCTCGGTGACTCGCGCTCGCGCGCGGCAGAGGCGAACGAGGCCGCGGGCGCCGCGAGCGACAGGGGCGAGCCGGCGGTCTCCGGCGGCACCGAGCGCAACGCGTGGGAGTCCGACGGCGGCAACGAGCCGGTCGAGAAGAATAACGGGCTCGACGTCATTCGCTGAGTCGTCCCCGTTTTCGCGGAGCGGAGACGGCTGACCGCCGTCTCGACGCGGTCCGCTGACGGACGTTTTTTGATCAGACAGCTTCGATCGACTCCAGCAGCCGGCACTTTCGACAGACGTCCCGGCTCGTCTGCGAGCCGCAGCGTTCGCACTCGCGGAGGTCGGAGTTGTCGGCGTCGCCGGCGTCGTCCGCGTCGTCGTCCGCGCCGCCCTCGCCGTTCCCGCGATACGCCTCGGCCGCGAGCGCGGACAGTTCCTCGTAGCCGGCCATGATCGAGTGGCGCGCGCCGGGATGGTTCTCCTCTAAGGCGTGGATCGTCGACTGGATCTCGCCGCGGTACGCCTCCTCGGCGTGCGGGCACTCGGCCATGTGGGTGGGCAGGTCGCGGACGTGACAGTACAGGGCGATCTCTTTTTCGGGCACGTCGCGGAGGGGTTTGGCGCGCGGGACGAACGCGTCGGTCTCGGCGCGCTCGTCGAAGGGACCGAGCGAGGCGTCGAAGTGTTTGGCGACCTGTCGCACGTCGCCCTTGAGGAAGTTCATCATCGCCGTCTGGGCCTCGTCGTCGAGGTTGTGGCCGGTGAGCAGCTTGTCGGCGTCGAACTCGGCGGCGTATGTTTCGAGGAGATCCCGGCGGAACACGCCGCAGTACGCGCAGGCGGCCATGTTCTCGGGGTCCTTCTCCACGACGTCGTCCATCCGGACATCGAACTCCTCCTCGTAAGAGACCAGCTCGTGGCGCAGCGAGAGCCGGTCGACCAGCTCCACGCAGGCGTCGACGCTCTCGTCGCGGTACCCCTCGATCCCCTCGTGGATGGTGAGGGCGAGCATCTCCACGCGGGAGTCTCTCCCGAACACGTCGTCTAAGATCTGCGTCAGCGCGACGCTGTCTTTCCCGCCGGAGAGCCCGATCACCCACCGGTCCGGGTCCTCGGGGGTCGCGTCCGGATCGAGAAGCCCGTCCTCGCGGATCCGACGTTTCACGCGCTTCTCGACCGACTCCCGGAGGTGGTGGCCACAGAGGTGCGCCCCGGAGTAGGCGGCGTGGTGGATCGCGTCGGCCCCGCACTTGTCGCACTCCATCGGTGGCGGCTTGCGGTCACGCGGGGATACCCGTTTCGGGCCGAGATGAATAGGTGAGACCAGCAGTAGAGGGTAGTGAGTCTAACACCGGATTAAACGCCGTTTAAGCGCTTGTTATCCAGTAATACGTGCCTTCGTCTCCGAACACGACCGCCGAAGCCCCAGCCGGGAGGACTCGCGCGACTCGCTGTCGTTCGAGACGCCGAAGGCGTCTCGTGATGACGAGAGAGCTCCGCCCTCTCGAACCACGCTCCTCGTCACTCACTCCGTTCGCTCCTGCGGTGCTTGCGTCGTCGTGCTTCGTCCTCCCGCCTGCTCCTTCGAATCCCTCCCCGCACCGCACAGCACCTCACGCCTCCCCAGCCTCGTCGGCGGCTCCCGTCGGTCGCCGCCGACTCCCTCGCGCGTGCTGACTCGCGGTCGCCGGGGGCGACCGCTCGCAGGCACGCGCCGACGAGACCGCGTGGAGAGATGTAAGACATCGACAACCCCGGGCGCGTTGTCGCCGGTTCCGACACCGGTTTGTCGCCGGCCCGCCGCGGATCCCCGTGAGCGATTCCCCGACCGGGGTCGACCGCGACCCGGAGCCTCGGCCGCTGCGCGACGACCCGCCGGCGGAAAGCCGTCGGACCGCGCTCTGGCGCCACGGATTCAACCTCCTGCCCGCGTACCGCGGCACGGGCGCTCGCGTCGACCACATCGGCGCCGACTGGCGCTACGTCCGAGTTCGGCTACCCCTGAACTGGCGCACCCGAAACGCGGTCGGGACGGTCTTCGGCGGCAGCGTCTACGGCGCGATCGACCCCGTCTACATGATGATGCTCCGTCGGGTCCTGGGCGACGCGTTCACGGTGTGGGACAAGTCGGCCGCGCTGGAGTTCATCGAACCGGGCCGCGACACGCTGTACGCGGAGTTCGAGCTGCCGAGATCCGAGACCGAGGCGATCCGCGAGGCGGTCGATCCGGGGGAGTCGACCGACCGCGAGTACCTCGTCTCGCTCGTCGACAAGGATGGGACGGTCCACGCGGCCTGCGAGAAGACGCTGTACGTGCGCCGAGACGGCGAGTAAGACGATTGCCGATATCAGGCCGTCGCGCCCGCGACGAGCGCCTCCTCGACCGTCTCGACGAAGCGCTGGGGGTGTTCGACGTGGGGGAGCAGCCGCGCGCGGTCGAAGACGACGAGCCGCGCGTCGGCCGCGTCCGCGAGTTCACGCCCCTCGGTGAGCGGGCTCACGGTCGCCTCCCGACCCCAGACGATCGTCGGGGGGACGTCCAGAGCAGCGAGCGCGCCGGCGAGGTCGACCTCGCTGTTCAGGCTCCCGGAGACGAACGAGGCGGGCGCGAGCCGCGCGTTCTCGACGTGCGTCGTGCGCCACTCGTAGTCGGTCCACTCCGCGCTCGGGTTCGCGGGGTCGTCGTAGCCGTGGTCCGCGTTGAAGTAGCGGATCGACGGCTTCGACGCGATGACGTTGAACAGCGCCCGTCCGACGAGCGGCGCGCGGAGCAGCTCGCGGAGCCACCCCTTGGCCGGACTCGGTCCCGCGGTCGCGGTCGGACAGACGCCGACGAACCCGCGCAGGTCGACGCCGCCGTCCGCGCCGCCGCCGTCGGCCGCCGCGGCCGCGTACGCCGCCGACAGCGAGGAGGCGACGACGGCCGGCTCGTCGAACTCCCCGAGGAAGTCGTGGACGAAGTCCTCGTACAGCGCGGCGGAGTACCGGAGCGGCGGCCGGTCGGAGCGGCCGTACCCCGGGAAGTCGGGCGCGACGACGTGGTAGTCGGCCGCCAAGTCGTCGAACACCGCGCGCCACTCGCCGGAGGAGGCGGCGGCGTTGATCCCGTGGAGCAAGACGAGGTCCGGGTCGTCCGGGTCGCCCGCCTCGGTGTACGCGACGTCCATCCCGCGCCAGCGGAAGGTGCCGTCGTCGCCGTCGAGCGGGGACTCCAGTTCGCCCTCGTACCGGAGGCCGGTGTTGAGCGCGGCGAGCGCGCCGACACCGAGGACGGCGCTGCCGAGGAGGTTTCTGAGCTTCATAGAAACCTGTTGGTTCGCTGGCGACTTATACTCGTGGGACGGCGCGTCAGTCGTCGCGCTCTCGGTCGGCCGCCTCGTCGACACAGTCGGCGATCGGTCCCACGATCGCCTCGGCGACCGCGTACGGATCCGTCTCTCGGTCATGGACGCGCTCGGCGAGGCGGTCTATCCCGCCCCGACGCTCGATCTCGGCGGTCGCGAGCGCCCCTACGTCCGCCCGCACGAGCGTGCGTATCTCCTCGGCGTACCGGCGCCGCTCGGTCGCCGCGATCTCGCCGGACTCCCGCAGGTACGTCGCGTGCGTGTCGAACGTCTCGATCAGCGCCGCGACGCCCTCGCCGGTGTTCGCGACGGTCTCTAACACGTCCGGCGTCCACGACTCGTCGGCGTCTGTGGCGTCGGCGTCCGCGGCGTCGGCGTCGTGGTGGCCCGCCGCGGACCCGCTCGCACCCGTCGAGACCGTCGAGGCCGCGCCGTGGTGGCCGGCGTCGCGCCCGGTCGTCCCGCCCTCGCGGCGGTGGACCATCTCTTCTAATTCGGCGACGGTGCGCTGTGAGCCGTCCATGTCGGCCTTGTTGACGACGAACACGTCACCGATCTCCAGAATTCCGGCCTTCAGCGTCTGGACGTCGTCGCCGGAGCCGGGCTGGACCAACACCGCGACCGTGTCGGCGGTCCGGACCACGTCGACCTCGTTCTGTCCGGCGCCGACGGTCTCTAGAATCACGACGTCTTTCCCGAAGGCGTCGAGGGCCTTCACGGCGTCCGCGGTCGCAGTCGAGAGGCCCCCGAGCTGGCCGCGGGCGCTCATCGACCGGAAGAACACGTCCATGTCCCCGACGTTCGACCCCATCCGGATCCGGTCGCCGAGGACGGCCCCGCCGGTGTACGGCGAGGAGGGGTCGACCGCGATCACGCCGACCGTGTCGCCGCGGTCGCGGTGGGCGGCCGCCAGCTTGTCGACCAGCGTCGACTTCCCGGCGCCCGGCGACCCGGTGATTCCGATCACGTCCGCGCCGCCGGTGTGCTCGTGGAGCGCGGAGACGATCGCTCGGTACCCGGGCATCCGGTTCTCGATTTTGGTGATCGCGCGGGCGAGCGCGCGATGGCTCCCGTCGAGGAGATCCTCGACGAGCGCCGCGTCGGCGTCCGAGAGCGTCGGCGCGTCCGCGAGCGCAGGTGCGTCCGACCCGGCCATCTACGCGCGCTCCGGGACGTTGTTCCGGATGAACTCGACCGTCTCCTCCATCGGCGTCCCGGGTCCGAACACCTCGGCGACGCCGAGGTGCTTGAGCTCGTCCTCGTCTTCGTCCGGGATGATCCCGCCGACGAGGACGAGGGTGTCGTCGAACGCGTCGTACTCTTTCAGCCCCTCGATAACCTTCGGGATGAGCGTGTTGTGCGCGCCGGAGAGTATCGAGATGCCGAGCACGTCGACGTCCTCCTGGACCGCCGCCTGGACGATGTCCTCCGGCGCGCGGTGAAGCCCGGAGTAGACGACCTCGAAGCCGGCGTCGCGGAACGCCCGCGCGATCACGTGTGCGCCCCGGTCGTGGCCGTCGAGTCCGACCTTCGCGACCAGACACCGGACGGCCCGCTCCTGCTGTTCGGCGCTCATACCTCTCTC
This window harbors:
- a CDS encoding DUF4442 domain-containing protein, whose protein sequence is MSDSPTGVDRDPEPRPLRDDPPAESRRTALWRHGFNLLPAYRGTGARVDHIGADWRYVRVRLPLNWRTRNAVGTVFGGSVYGAIDPVYMMMLRRVLGDAFTVWDKSAALEFIEPGRDTLYAEFELPRSETEAIREAVDPGESTDREYLVSLVDKDGTVHAACEKTLYVRRDGE
- a CDS encoding alpha/beta fold hydrolase: MKLRNLLGSAVLGVGALAALNTGLRYEGELESPLDGDDGTFRWRGMDVAYTEAGDPDDPDLVLLHGINAAASSGEWRAVFDDLAADYHVVAPDFPGYGRSDRPPLRYSAALYEDFVHDFLGEFDEPAVVASSLSAAYAAAAADGGGADGGVDLRGFVGVCPTATAGPSPAKGWLRELLRAPLVGRALFNVIASKPSIRYFNADHGYDDPANPSAEWTDYEWRTTHVENARLAPASFVSGSLNSEVDLAGALAALDVPPTIVWGREATVSPLTEGRELADAADARLVVFDRARLLPHVEHPQRFVETVEEALVAGATA
- a CDS encoding CopG family transcriptional regulator: MSKITFRADDGLVDRLEACDASKSEVMREALRTYLDGEDAASDAPAGSVDDALADRVDELIAERLEERLGPAHGAATPSHTPGSTGEVNVNVTLDAPSTESDDRDDGVRVTRETAADADSSGRKTDRSAETRENVCGGCGENVPSEHVYCPNCGEKQSHRAFCECGDEFRTDWAFCPGCGRRTPAADVLDDR
- a CDS encoding ribbon-helix-helix domain-containing protein is translated as MERVTLRIPKQQIDEVEQMVETGEFPNRSEAIRSAVRDMLNEQDGERDERGRNRNWAKV
- the meaB gene encoding methylmalonyl Co-A mutase-associated GTPase MeaB, which gives rise to MAGSDAPALADAPTLSDADAALVEDLLDGSHRALARAITKIENRMPGYRAIVSALHEHTGGADVIGITGSPGAGKSTLVDKLAAAHRDRGDTVGVIAVDPSSPYTGGAVLGDRIRMGSNVGDMDVFFRSMSARGQLGGLSTATADAVKALDAFGKDVVILETVGAGQNEVDVVRTADTVAVLVQPGSGDDVQTLKAGILEIGDVFVVNKADMDGSQRTVAELEEMVHRREGGTTGRDAGHHGAASTVSTGASGSAAGHHDADAADADATDADESWTPDVLETVANTGEGVAALIETFDTHATYLRESGEIAATERRRYAEEIRTLVRADVGALATAEIERRGGIDRLAERVHDRETDPYAVAEAIVGPIADCVDEAADRERDD
- a CDS encoding TIGR00269 family protein; translated protein: MECDKCGADAIHHAAYSGAHLCGHHLRESVEKRVKRRIREDGLLDPDATPEDPDRWVIGLSGGKDSVALTQILDDVFGRDSRVEMLALTIHEGIEGYRDESVDACVELVDRLSLRHELVSYEEEFDVRMDDVVEKDPENMAACAYCGVFRRDLLETYAAEFDADKLLTGHNLDDEAQTAMMNFLKGDVRQVAKHFDASLGPFDERAETDAFVPRAKPLRDVPEKEIALYCHVRDLPTHMAECPHAEEAYRGEIQSTIHALEENHPGARHSIMAGYEELSALAAEAYRGNGEGGADDDADDAGDADNSDLRECERCGSQTSRDVCRKCRLLESIEAV
- a CDS encoding cobalamin B12-binding domain-containing protein; this encodes MSAEQQERAVRCLVAKVGLDGHDRGAHVIARAFRDAGFEVVYSGLHRAPEDIVQAAVQEDVDVLGISILSGAHNTLIPKVIEGLKEYDAFDDTLVLVGGIIPDEDEDELKHLGVAEVFGPGTPMEETVEFIRNNVPERA
- the ftsZ gene encoding cell division protein FtsZ; its protein translation is MQDLVQDALDNAEAEQRDMDADMEDDEFGDPRIVIVGAGGAGNNTVNRLYNIGVDGAETVAINTDKQHLKMVEADTKILVGKSLTQGLGAGGDPKMGERATEMAQGTIKEVLGDADLVFVTAGMGGGTGTGASPVISKIAKEQGAIVVGMVSTPFNVERARTVKAEEGLETLRNEADSIIVLDNNRLLDYVPNLPIGKAFSVMDQIIAETVKGISETITQPSLINLDYADMSTIMDQGGVAVMLVGETQDKNKTQEVVNDAMNHPLLDVDYRGASGGLVHITGGPDLTLKEAEGIANNITERLEAGANVIWGARIQEEYKGKVRVMAIMTGVQSAQVLGPSTQKQADKSRASIDGDDLGDSRSRAAEANEAAGAASDRGEPAVSGGTERNAWESDGGNEPVEKNNGLDVIR